The DNA segment TGTCGCCGCCGCTTTAAGGCCCAGGTCGATGCCAACTGCGGCAGTGCCGCTGCACGGCTTGCTCTGAATCTGCACGCAGATATTGAGATACCAGCGCCCCCTGGAATCTTCACTGAAGCTTCCGGCCCGCAGGGCGTACTGGCTTAAACCGTAGCTGTCCCACAGGCCAAACCTGAACCCGGCGAAATGAACCTGACCATTCTTGTATTGCAAGGCACGAGCCTTGAATGGAATCCAGCCCAGGCTGTACTTGGGGCTGCTCCTGCTGGACACCCGCCAATTGAGCCTGGAACGCTTGAACTGCTTACGGGCCTTGGCGTAGTCCTCGCAAACCTGCTGCACGGTGGGCGAGCCGATCTGCACGCCGTCGCATTTGCTTAATCCATTGGTCAGCTTTTGCAGGTCAAAACCGGAGAGCCACTGGTGGCGTTCCCGGATGGCGCGATGACTCGTTTCATTGCAGTAGTTCCACACCAGATTGACCTCGCGCGCCATCGCAAGCAGCGTTTTCGCGTGCTTGTCTTTGATTCGGAGCTTGAGGGTCCTGGTGTGGTTCATGGCATGAATTATGGTTTGGTCTTTCAAGCTATGGGTGGCGTTGTCGAATCGGGTGGCTTCACTCAGAGGGTATCATCCAGACTGCTGCGTAAGCAGTTGGGGGATTTCCACCCCTGGCTCAAGCGAAGGGGTGTCCTCTGGCCGCCATCCTGCTTCGCTTCTAGCTGCGGCAGTGCGCCGATTGAAATCCTGCGCCAATACATCGAAGAACAGCAGACTCCCAATCAGGACGCCTGCGGCGTCCGCGCGCTCGACCTCGGGCTAAACCCCGAGGCTTCTCGCGCATATGGTGAAAAATAATTCTCAGATGGCAACTATTCCCATTTAATTGCTGGCTCGTTATCCTGCCTCAGCAACAAAATCTCATGTGGCATGTACGAATGTTGCGGTGGCAATGAACTGGAATCGAATAGACCTGCGCTGGGCCTACACAGACTTGCTGTTGAGTCTGGGCCGCCGCACCGGTTGCATCCAGCTGGCTCAGGATGTGTTACACGATGCTTTTATCCGCTATCTGCTGGCTGACCGGCAGACGCGTATCGAGCAGCCCAATGCCTATTTGCGCCAGGTTGCCCAGTCTGTGTTGATTGACCACTTTCGCCATACCGGTCGCTTCTGCTCGCTGGACGAGCCAGAAGGTTTGGCCGTGGCCAATGATTCGCTGGGCGAAAATTTTGCACCCTCACCTGAACATCTGCTGGAGATGCGTCAGCGCCTGGAAGCGTTGCAACGCATCATCGACCATCTGCCGCCGCGTTGCCGCGAGGTGTTTTGGCTGGCGCGTATCGAAGGGCACAAGCAGACGGACATCGCCCGAATGCTGGGGGTCAGTCTGAGCGCGGTAGAGCGCCATCTGATCCGTGCATTACTGGATTTGCGCAATGCCAAAGAGATGCTAATGCCATGAGTTCGGTACGCGAGCAAGCGGCCAGCTGGTTTACCCGGCTGTTGCATGCCCCAAAAGATCATCCTGATCACGAACAATTGCGTTTATGGCTAGCGGCTAACCCGGTGCATGCCCGTGAGTACCAGGCGTTCTGCGAGTTGTGGGGCGACTTTTCGTCTACAGCCAACACCCAGGCACTTGCGCAAGCGATGGACCAGCGACATGGCCGTCGTACGTTTATGCGCCGCGGCATGCTCGGACTGGTGGGGTTGCTAGCCGTTGGACTGGCGTGGCGGTATCGCCAACCACTCGAGTTAGAGGCTCAATATGCCACTGCTATCGGCGAGCGTCGCCGCATTAGCCTACCTGATGGGAGCGAGCTTTATCTGGCAGCGGATACGCGCCTGCATGTGCGGTTTGAACAAAGCCAACGTCAGGTCTTCCTGTTGCAGGGGCAAGCCATATTCGATGTTGCCCACGAGGCGAACCGGGCGTTTCGGGTCGATGGCGGCTTGGCCCAGATAACCGTATTGGGCACGCGGTTTGTGGTGGCGCGCGACACACTCGAACTGCGCGTCAGTGTGGCGCGTGGCTCGGTAAGGGTAGAAAACGATAAAGGCAGCCTGGTGCTGACCTCAGGCGATGTTGCCAGCAGCCACAGCCACACGGCGCCCCGGCGACTTGATGTTGCTGCCAGCAACGCTTTTGCATTCGAACAAGGGCGTCTGGTACTGGAGCAGGCCGGGCTGGAGGAAATCGCTACCAGCCTGTCGCGCTACCGCCGGCAACCCGTGCGGGTGTTGCCGGGAAAAGGCAAACCATCGATTAATGCCGTGGTGCAGTTGGATAACGTAGAGGGCTTTGTTCAGGCCTTGCCGTCCATTGCGCCTATTGAGGTCAGCAGCAGCGGTGGTGTCATTTATTTACGTGGTCTTTAAGCCGTCGAAAATTATTTTTCATCGCGCACGTCAGGGTTTTGATGTGGTGGCCCGTCAGTAGATAACTCCACCTCATATAAGACTTTCCATGCCCTCCATGAACGTCCTCAAACCTCTTGCTCTGGCTGTTGCCCTGAGCGTTTCCAGTCAAGTCTGGGCTGCACCGATTGATCTCGACTTGCCGAGCCAGCCGCTGGCCACCTCGTTACGTCAACTGGCGGAAGCAGCTCACCTGACGTTGGCGGTAGACCACCGCATTGTTCCTGACCGTCTGGCGCCTGCTGTGCGTGGTCGAATGGAACCCTCCGACGCGCTTGCCCAGTTACTTCAGCGCAGTGGCCTTACCTACAGCCGACAAGGCAATACGCTAGTGATCTCGCGTCTGCAAAGCGGCGCTGTGGAACTGGGGGCCACTGATATCAATGGCGTCGCTTTATCCGCTACCACCGAGGGCAGCAGCTCATACACAACCGGCGGTGTCACCATCGGCAAAGGTCAGCACTCACTACGTGAAACGCCGCAATCGGTCACGGTTATGACACGCCAGTTCATGGATGACCAGAACCTCAACACCATCGAAGAGGTGATGAAAAAGACCCCCGGCATCACCGTGTATGACTCACCTATGGGCGGCAAGTATTTCTACTCCCGTGGTTTCCAGATGCTCGGCCAATACCAGTACGACGGCGTGCCTCTGGATATGGGCAACAACTACGTGCAGGCTGATAGTTTTAGTAGCGACATGTCCCTCTACGACCGTGTGGAGGTGCAACGCGGCGCCGCCGGCATGATGAAAGGCTCAGGCGGTACCGTGGGTGCGGTGAACTTCGTACGCAAGCGCGGCAGCACCACGCCGCATACTGAACTCACGCTGTCAGCTGGCAGCTGGGACAACTATCGAGGCCAGGTCGATACCGGTGGCCCGCTGAATGACAGCGGTACGCTGCGCGGTCGTGCCGTCGTTGCCCAGCAAGATCGCCAGTATTTCTACGACCAGGCCGAACGTCAGGATCAGGTGCTTTACGGGGCGCTTGATTACGACCTCACGCCAGCCACTACTTTGGGCTTGGGTGTGGCATACGAGGATGTTGATGCCAACCCCTGCTGGCACGGTCTACCGCGAAATAACGATGGCAGTGACTTGAAACTCAGCCGTTCAACTTGCCTCGGCGCTGCCTGGAACGATTGGCAAAGCCACCGAACCACGGTGTTTACCGATCTCAAGCATCAGTTCAATGACGACTGGGCGTTGAAGGTAGCAGGTGTGTACAGCAAGAACAGCCAGGACATGAAATACGCATTCTCTGAAGGTGCCTACACCCCCGGAACAACACCGGTCATGGGTAGGTATTCGGGTTTGTTCGACTATGACCAAGTGGATTACGGTTTTGACGCTTACATAGATGGTCACTTCGACGCGTTTGGCCAACAACATGAATTGACTGTGGGCGCCAATGCCAGCCGTTCGCGCAAGGACGACAGCTACCTGCTGATCAGGCTGCCGCAGACGCAGAATCCTTTTGCCCCCAACGCACATATTCCCGAGCCCGCGGATAACTATTACGCGTCGAATTCATACAGCGGCGGGCCGGTGGACTCCACCACCCAGCAGTACGGTGCGTACTCCACCCTGCGCCTGAAATTGGCCGACCCTCTGACACTGGTGCTGGGTAGCCGAGTGAGTTGGTATAAGTCCGAAAGTGACTCCTACACCATCGCATGGGATTACGCCGAGCACAGTGAAAGCACCGAAACCGGTGAAGTAACGCCGTTTGCTGGCCTGCTCTACGAACTCAATGAAAATCTCACTGCATATGCCAGCTACTCCGGTATCTTCACCCCGCAAGGGCAGTTCCGGGCCGAAGGCGGTAGCTCCCTGAAACCAATGGTTGGCGATTCGTATGAGCTGGGAATCAAAGGCGAATGGCTGCAGGGCCGCCTGAATACATCGTTCAATCTGTTC comes from the Pseudomonas sp. StFLB209 genome and includes:
- a CDS encoding FecR family protein; translated protein: MSSVREQAASWFTRLLHAPKDHPDHEQLRLWLAANPVHAREYQAFCELWGDFSSTANTQALAQAMDQRHGRRTFMRRGMLGLVGLLAVGLAWRYRQPLELEAQYATAIGERRRISLPDGSELYLAADTRLHVRFEQSQRQVFLLQGQAIFDVAHEANRAFRVDGGLAQITVLGTRFVVARDTLELRVSVARGSVRVENDKGSLVLTSGDVASSHSHTAPRRLDVAASNAFAFEQGRLVLEQAGLEEIATSLSRYRRQPVRVLPGKGKPSINAVVQLDNVEGFVQALPSIAPIEVSSSGGVIYLRGL
- a CDS encoding sigma-70 family RNA polymerase sigma factor, giving the protein MNWNRIDLRWAYTDLLLSLGRRTGCIQLAQDVLHDAFIRYLLADRQTRIEQPNAYLRQVAQSVLIDHFRHTGRFCSLDEPEGLAVANDSLGENFAPSPEHLLEMRQRLEALQRIIDHLPPRCREVFWLARIEGHKQTDIARMLGVSLSAVERHLIRALLDLRNAKEMLMP
- a CDS encoding RNA-guided endonuclease InsQ/TnpB family protein, which encodes MNHTRTLKLRIKDKHAKTLLAMAREVNLVWNYCNETSHRAIRERHQWLSGFDLQKLTNGLSKCDGVQIGSPTVQQVCEDYAKARKQFKRSRLNWRVSSRSSPKYSLGWIPFKARALQYKNGQVHFAGFRFGLWDSYGLSQYALRAGSFSEDSRGRWYLNICVQIQSKPCSGTAAVGIDLGLKAAATTSEGQVLIGRQYRTLEQKLGIAQCAGKRARVRALHARIRNRRKDAQHKFSTALVERCAAIFVGDVASAKLVKTQMAKSTLDAGWGQLKTMLEQKCQRAGVVFEVVAERYTTQTCSCCGSISTSSPKGRAGLRIREWTCVCCGTAHDRDVNAALNILAAGHRRLAVGIPAL
- a CDS encoding TonB-dependent siderophore receptor; translation: MNVLKPLALAVALSVSSQVWAAPIDLDLPSQPLATSLRQLAEAAHLTLAVDHRIVPDRLAPAVRGRMEPSDALAQLLQRSGLTYSRQGNTLVISRLQSGAVELGATDINGVALSATTEGSSSYTTGGVTIGKGQHSLRETPQSVTVMTRQFMDDQNLNTIEEVMKKTPGITVYDSPMGGKYFYSRGFQMLGQYQYDGVPLDMGNNYVQADSFSSDMSLYDRVEVQRGAAGMMKGSGGTVGAVNFVRKRGSTTPHTELTLSAGSWDNYRGQVDTGGPLNDSGTLRGRAVVAQQDRQYFYDQAERQDQVLYGALDYDLTPATTLGLGVAYEDVDANPCWHGLPRNNDGSDLKLSRSTCLGAAWNDWQSHRTTVFTDLKHQFNDDWALKVAGVYSKNSQDMKYAFSEGAYTPGTTPVMGRYSGLFDYDQVDYGFDAYIDGHFDAFGQQHELTVGANASRSRKDDSYLLIRLPQTQNPFAPNAHIPEPADNYYASNSYSGGPVDSTTQQYGAYSTLRLKLADPLTLVLGSRVSWYKSESDSYTIAWDYAEHSESTETGEVTPFAGLLYELNENLTAYASYSGIFTPQGQFRAEGGSSLKPMVGDSYELGIKGEWLQGRLNTSFNLFRTIQKDQAQTDYSSTCASPDGYCYVNAGKVRAQGFEAEVSGEVIDRLQVLAGYTYTQTKTLDNINAASEGAVFNSYVPRHVLRVWGNYELSGLLERFSVGAGVEAQSDNYRLNNTGTIKNTQSGYALWNGRIGYRIDDTWSLALNGNNLFDRRYYQSIGREGFGNYYGEPRNFMLTVKADL